From Malus sylvestris chromosome 1, drMalSylv7.2, whole genome shotgun sequence:
AAGCATTGCTGAACATTTTCTCTAGTTTTCGCACTGCATTCAAGAAACAGACATTTATGTTCCTGTGCAAGAGCCAAGCCCTCTTCTCGAGTTACAGCCCTCTCATTTTCCTGGAAAGCGGTTTAACAATATAGGGATCAGATATCTCCGCAGCTTCAAAAAGCATGGAAACTCATAGCCTACCCTAAAAGAAAGAGGAAGTATGGAATCCATACTTAAGAAACCACAGCACACACTTACCCTGTCAACTTTATTCCCTACTAGAATTTTGATACATTCGGGATTAGTGGAGTATGTCTCTACTTCCTTCGCCCAGATATTCGATAAGTTTGTAAAGGTTTCTCGCCGTGTCACATCATACACTAAGATTGAAATCAAATGGAAAATTAATCAGTAAGATTTTGATGCGTTATAAACTTCCAAGTCGCCTCTATTGTGtgaaaaaaattatatcaaAGTGCAACAAATTGTTTGTTTCCAATGGCCATACACTTTTTTTTACCCTTTGATAATTGAAAATCACTAAAAAAATGCACAATGCAATGTTCCCATAAACGCAATGACATACACGTACCAAGAATGATACCATGTGCACCTCTGTAATATGAGCTTATTACTGTTCCAAACCTCTCCTGTCCAGCTGCGAAACCGAAAGAAAAACATTGACGATTAAACAAGGAGAATATTGTTTTCGATCCTGGAAGTCGAGTATCAACTCAACATTTTGCTTAAAAGCCAAGTAAAATCAACGTTTTAGTATTCAAAGAAAACTAAAGAGGAGAATCTATTCCCCTCTTGAAGTCACAAGAAAGTTGACAGAAAATAGTTAGGTCCATTGAATACCTGTATCCCAGATTGTAAGCTTCAATCTCTTTCCACCAACTAAAATCTGTTTGATCTTAAAATCCACACCTTCAAATGGTTGGTTAAGCACATCAGCACCAAATACAACGACAATCAGAAAATtaacaatcaaataaaaatttcatagTTCGCCTCAGAAATTCCACACGAGTTTATAGCGCAAACTTGTTTCCTATGCCTAATTTAGTCACAAATTAGTCTGCCTACAACCCATATATGATCGATTTCATTACCAATACGACGACGAAGAGCAAGGCATATTCCGGAAACCTAACAATTGTATAGAAATCACAATTCTGCTCCACTTAGGAAAGTGAGTAATTAAATTGAAATCGGTATTCAGTAGATGCAAACAAGATAAAATTCATAAATGTCCCGAACTGCAATTGCATGATAACTGTTTCGAGGAAACGCAAATCTAGGCAGATGTACATGCAAACTATATTTTTAACCCTACATACAGAATAAATCTTGTGCAAACCTTTGCTTAATTGAATTTCCCATGAAGTAACAAATCAACACcccaattcaatttttttttttttttggtaacctCCACCCACCCCTCAGAAcaaagaaatagaagaaaagTAGACAAATTAAACTTCATATACTAAAATTGTTTCAAAAAAATGCATGTCACCATTATActtcataaaaaaattcaacatgtaatttgcaacattttgaaaaaaataatctaCACTAAACTCGTCAAACCGCGGGAAGGGGGAATATGAACTTAGATGCAAAAGGGGGCATGCTACTCTAGCCAACTAGGCAAAGCTCAAACCGTGATGTTATTTACAACATAAAGAAACAAAACTTGGTGTTTAAGAAGAGTTAAATAGAACCAAATCAAGCACTTGAACATGTCACTGACTCATGAATTTCAAAAAGAACATGCAAGAATTAACCAACatcaaaagaaattcttgggagagaaatttaaaataaaattaccaaTGGTGGGAGGCAAGTCCTGAACAAAATTGGAGATGAAGCTGAGAAGAAGGCTGCTCTTTCCAACACCAGAATCACCAGTCAGCAGAATCTTGAATGAATAATCATTATTGTTGTTCCCTCCTACTGGTGAAGAACCCTTCATTACTATTTCTCAACTTTTTTCTTGCTAAGCTATGTGAAGGTGGTTCTGTTTTTCATAAACACAAGAactatagagagagagagagagagatggaaaacTAAATGGGAAACTTCCTGAGGTAGGAGGAGACAGGTGGAGTTGGCGGGTAGCAGCGTATAGCATACGTGTACACTGTATATAAAGAGACATATACTTCTGCTTATGTTGAACATATAGCTGAATCCTATATAAAGTATGTAATAATGTATTAATCATTAGAGACTTTAGATCCGATTTCTAGACATTAATATTTATTAACAAAATCTTtaataatttcaaattttttatctaactttgtacacctcatcatattactattaatatgtATTTCATGCGTTTGACATTACGTGCTTGACAATAAAGTCTACATTACGCCATATAAATTAGAAATGGCTagccaaataaaataaaaaattcaatttttttgggATATTGAATAAATAGATAAGAAGCATTGtaagaatataagtttgtaactataaTGTCAAATGAATATACGTTGAAAACAATTGTAAGCTACGGACATAGTAATGTACTCAAAAATACATATAGATAAATTccatgagaaaaaaaaactattataaATCATCTTTAACATATAATGtgagaaaattaaaacattACGACACAGTAGTTTAAGAATCACATCAAACCAAAAAGGTGCAAACCTACTTTAAGAATCACACCAAACCCGATATGACGTAAGAGAGCCGCGATGAATATGCCATGAATATGAGAAACTTTTTGTTGTGATGGGAAAACCGATGAtgtatcatgtgtttttatgcaagtggtagaaaattttaatttttaagttattaactttttaacacacataacctaTCATTTCTATAaagacacgtgatgtaccacctcATGTGACggttacattgaaaaatctctcaatgAATACAATACAATTCATTTTCCTCtagaaaaaataatacaaaaattgGCAGGGATTATGCCATTGCTGGACACGTGTTGAGCATGCAACCAGCACGCAATCACACGTAGCCTGCGTAGCTACGTACCCACACCATCGCTCTGCGTTTATCTTCTTGTCAAATTTCACCTCAACGACCACCCCAATTGTTTTTCAACTTATCAATCGGGcttattaaatttataaattttgttttggtgtttcttATCAGTATCTTTCACGGTTAGATTATTAGTCGAATATTCAATGATTAGATTTACAACTAAACTTCACTGTATAAAATACACTAAAATAATATAGTaactaaaattttcaaatcaaacGTGTCGCAAAGAAATAAATACTTCAaactttttcatttctttgattTGATATATAGTGTATTTATTCATAATTTCTATGTTCTTGTCACAGTTGGCAATTAATTTTGAGAGTACGTAAGATGAGGAAATGTTTAAGAAAAAACGTAAGTTTAGAGTAACATCTTATAAGCACTATAAAAATAAGTAATTAACATCATGTACGCAATAATCtattaatcaatgattcaaTGCACAAGTAAGCATTATAAACTTTCAACCAAAACCAACACTAACCAATGGTCAAAGAATAATAAATTGTTAAAAGAGGTCAATTTCTATTAATTGTTTAGAAAAATATAACTTGCACGAAATACAACAAGAAGCGCCCATGGCCTAATGGATAAGGCGTCTGACTTCTAATCAGGCGATTGTGGGTTcgagtcccactgggcgtgcaaTTCCCAAtcctccctcttttttttttctaattttcttttttatttctattttttttttaattctacaAAAATAGTTACCACTTTTGGTTTGCTTTGAGGGAACACGAGAGAGGAGAGGACATCATCAGCATCATACAAGATTATTTCCAAATCATAAAATCATTCCATTCATCAACTTAACCTCGTTTACAAAATCTACCACTTAGGCCTACGAGATTCCAcacgaaaagaaaagaaaaaaatgatccAAACAGGACACACTACTCTTACTGCTACAATGTGTTTACGCCAATACCATGGGTTCCTCTATGTTAATAATCAGTCCTTCCATGCACATTCGTCTTGCATCCATCAACCACCGGGTCAAAGTGCCTCCGAAAAACGCAACTCAGCAGGGCCAGGACCCAAAATCCCTTTCTGTTCACTAATCTTGCCCAGGCCAGGAGGCGGCTCTACAGGCACGCTCTTTTCATCATCTCTCCAGATGGTTGTCACTGGCACTTGCCACTCTCTCTGCATAATCAAAAGGCTTCCATTATAACTATCCACCTTATATCTTAAACAAATTTGGTCGTTATGACTAAAAAAGTTTACGAGTATTCAGTGATTAGTGGATTAGTCATGATTCGTATGCCCAATTTCTACGTAATCTTAGCAAACTTTTAAAGTACTTGCCTCCTCATCTTGAATGTAAGTTACATCGTGCAGCACTGGTGTCATGAGCGGTGGAGTAATATCAGGGTCTGGCTTTTGGAATATAAATGTGGTATACAAacctgaaaagaaaaatatcaaccaaatgagaaacTACAAATAAAGAGAAACTAAGCAAGTTGCAATAGACGACAACGTAGAAAGAAAAGCATCACCTAATACATCATATGATCGAGGAAGAAGTCTTCCTCTAGGATCCACAAGGTTCGAACACGAATTCATTATCATGCCTGCAAATTGTGCTCTTACAGCAAAAATTAtataggaaaaagaaaaattcagcCATGATAAGTTAAAAGCAAAAGTTACGTGAAACGATTAGAAGTAATAAATATGGTCTGATGGTTCTATTCGCAGGTTTCGTTAGAAACTACACTGGAATGCTTGTGATAAATTTAAGAAGAGAACAAGAATTCGAACCTGTTGTCATCGTAAAATTCAGTTAAGTTTTGAATCTCCACATACTCGAGACCAGCTTCTCTGGCTAACCTAATAACATACAATATAAGTCAATAATCAAGATCAATTGAAAATCAACATCTACGGCATTAAACTAGTAAAAGACAACCAATAAAAGAGAGTACTTGAATCTGTATGCCAAAGAGGTATCCGCTAGAAAACCATCTTAAAAAAAAGTTCCTCGATATATGCAAGTATTAAGCAAGAGGAACGTTGGTAACTGCGAGAAAGTAATATGTATGCCACACAAGAAATACAACAGCCCGCATTCTTATCAAACTTTGAAGCAGCAATGAACCTGATGAAGCTTGGGAAATGAACCAAGACATGATTTTCGGGAGAGAAATCATTGGCAAATTTCAATTGgtatttctttccaaatataggaAACCTGAAAGTGGAAGTACATTCACTCAGGAAAAAAGGGTTGAACACTAATTACCAAAATCATCCACGAAAACAAAATCTCCGAGTGACATGCTTAAAATCTCAAGCTTATACGTACTTCTCTTCCTCAACTTCAAAGGTGATCATGTAGTTCTCTGATCTAATGCAATTggggacaatgtttggtttcatGCCACCACTTCTATTGTGATATGCTTCAACATTCTTCTGGTACTTTGCCCTGTATGACCATAATGTCAAATTAGCAACAACTATTTCCCTGCCCCAAGGCAAAGATGTACCATGTAAAAAAAGATCAATACATGTACCAATTTAATCCAATTCAATGCttcaaatagaaaaaaataataataagcaATTAACCAACAGATCTTTGCCAAGCATCTTCCATACCATATTGTAGATGAGTCAGGAGTAATACCAAAAAAATATCCCCTCGGTTTCAATAAGGATGACACATTAAGCAAAAGTTTCCTTGCTTTCTCCTCGGTTTGGAAACACAGCTGCAAGTGAAATGCTTTTAAGAAGGAACAAGCAATTCTTAAAATAAtggaataaaaaggaaaaaaacataaccgctaaaatggaaagaaaatacCAATCTTTGGAAAATATATTAGAAACCTGCAAATTCTGCAAGCAGCAAACTAAATCAGCTGTGTTTGCCTTATCTTTCAGATGCATCTCCACATCTTCCTGTCACAACAATCCAATGTCAAAGAATGCAGGATTGAGGAAACCAAAAGTTATCCAAAGAAATTACAAGCACCTAAAAGTTTCAACCCACACATAAATTGCTGATCTAGATAGTTCATATTAGATGAATCCTGGATAAATGTCAATCAGCAACCATTATTTGATACAGCTGAAGCCTGAAACTTATGCCCAAATTTTATACTAACAACTAAGACAAAATTCCAATTGTTAGTTTATTGAGAAACAGTCCACCTCCGAAATCAAAAGTAAAGAAGCAGAGGAGAGAAATCTATATTTTCGATCAGCACACTTAATATACATGGCTAGTGATAATTTGGGTTCCAAACGACGAAAAAATCTGCACATTCACATTTCATAGAAAACTCTTTTAGACACTGCTGAAAAGTTCATGGAgttgaatttatttaatttgctGCTAAAGCGAGTTATAAGATGCATGAGTTGCTCAACCATATGGCTTATGAGATCAATTCCTTTCAAACTATAGATTTGGTACTTCATGTGACCAGTTCCGAAAATCGTTATCCTTTCATTCAAACCCCACTCCTCTTACAACATACATGTCATTTCTAGAGATACACATATTTCTTCAAAGTCTTAAAAATGGCAGACAGCAAAACTGAGAACCAATCATCTACAACGCAAGAATTATAAAAAGGAAGAACACCCAATTCACCCTAAAACAAACCCAAAAGAACCCTGGTTCGAAATTTTCGAGTCGACAAAGCGAAACCAACAAAGAGAAAGACCAAATCATGAACAAAGAAGGAGAGGCTAGGCAGCCTTACCATGCAAGGGTCAAGCTCAAAGAAATCAGCAGTGTAAGCCTTCCTCTGGCTCTCCCACGCTTCTCTTCTCTGGCTTATTCCCGAAGAAGAAACATCTACCAATTCCAACAGCAAGCTCCGCCATTGTTAACTCTCACAAACATAcacagaaacaaaacaaacttgcAAGAAACCAGAAATTGAACGGTACCGATCCCAATGTAATGGCCGATTTGAGCATCGTCCCATTTCTCGGCGTCGACTCCTCCGCCGCAGTACAATTCGCACACCTTCAAAAATCACCATGAAAAGTCACAGAATTACATATAGACACGAATATCTGCGAATTTGTGTGCGGAGACATTGAGATTTCTGGAGCGGAGACGAACCGTGGCGTAAGGGTGGACGAAGATTCTGGTAAGTGCTGATTTTGCGAACTCGTAGAGCCGTTGGTGAGTCGACTCGGCCTTCGTGCCCCCGTGCAGACTCGTCATCCCTGCGAACTGCGAAGCTCGAGTCGCCGAAGCAGCAGGCGCACGCGGACGATTGTGCAAAAAATGAAATTACCTCCAAGCTCAGGTCCTAATTGGCAAATTACTTGGTTCAgagtttttttccttttttttttaacaaatgatattatttaaagaaaactaatgaaaagtgcttgaaaattttgagttttaatgataaggacaaaataaagggtaaagtgaatagtaccaggattgactttttagtgtaaaaatgtggtttttcgttaaagtgaacagtaccgggtgcttttcgttaaaattccctattATTTACCCATAGATGTAGAGTGGGCAAGTTTCACAATGGATTAACCATAATAATATAGGACAACTTCGTCTTCAGTGGGAATTAAATTTAAGATCTTTCACTACATttgaagatgaatactattAGATCGTAATACTAAACACTAGTTTGTGATGTGGAAAAATACGTTGCTTTTAGAAGTAGGGGTAGAGCTGTTTTTACTTTCTACTGTTTTAGACCCATGATTTTGACAAAATACACTTCATTtttatttaccaaacacaatttTAACCCTAACTTTTTCAAAAAGCTGCTTTTGATTTCAATAATACCAAACCAACTCAAAGTAGCTAGTTTGGAGTTTgtttaaattcaaaaaatttgttttacgCTTAGGCCctcttcgacaaaaaaaaaacgtgtTGTCATTCACatacttatttttacttcttaatATCCGTCTCAATTTTCAATCATCAAATAATGATCAAGTTTGGACCGTCAAtcatttctattttttatcGTCAGATGttataaattgaaaaatataagTAGATAAACGTTCCAAATTAtgcaaaaagtaaaaaaaatgtgtgaagaGCGCTGCATACAAAAAAATATGAGCGGAACCGAGTGCTTAGTGGAAGCGGCGACAAGGGTATTGAACACGGCGGACCCATTCGAGAAGGCCCGAGTCGGTGACTCGGTGGCGGCTCAGTGGCTCGGAGGGACCATCACTCGTGCGTACGATTCGTCCCTGGACCTCTCCGTGCCTGATCGCCCCTCCAGGCTCAGCAATGTGCGTAGGCTTTTTATGATTACAATGTCGAATTAtctgtttttaattatttgcggcgccaagtgtttgatgaaattgCGGTGTGTGTTTTGTGGGTGTGCAGGTTAAGTTGGTGGCGCCGAGTTCGATGCCGAAGATTGGGAAAGGCGGGAGCTTAAGGAGTAGGCAGGCCATAGTTCATAGCCTCACGCACACTGAGAGTTGGGCTATTGACTTGTCTTGGGTACTCACTCAGTACTACTATAGTTAAATGCAATTTAGTATTGTAGGAATCAATAGAAAATGATGGGTTTGTGATACCGTGTCAGTGACATCCCTAGGGGTAGGAAGTGATTCTCCTCTAATGCGGGATGAATGCGGTAAACAATTGGGTGAACAATCTCGCATCCTTCATCCCGCATTGGAGAACAAATGCTGCAAATCAGGCTTCTCTCtcactttttttgtttgtttggtgtTTCAGTTTTGTTAGaataacaacaataacaaagtcTTATCTCATAAAATAGGGTCGGCTGTATGAGTTATACGACATCACTGCCCTTGGTTTTGTGCCTAAGTCTTTTGTTAGCTTCAATTACTTCATATCTCATTTGGACCCCCATTTCcaatgaacttgcactccatatacttTGTCTTTGACCTACTTAGGCGAAGACTATTAGATTCCAACATTTCCACCAAaagttaagcttcacatttactcTCACTTGCATTTCATCTACACCAAgggatatcatcttgaatatatcCCATTAACTCATCTATTAatacaaaaaggtaaggacttaaagcTGAGTCTTGGTgtacttctttcttctctagaTCATTGAAAGAATATCTCTTGGGGCCTATTATacgttttttccaaatctataaagatcaCGTGCAAATCCTTTTGCATATCTCTACATTCATTACATCGATTTCTGTAACAAATAGATTACCTCCGAAGTCGAGCATGCAGGCATGAAGTCAAATTGATTGTATGAGATTCATGTCTCGTCTCAGTC
This genomic window contains:
- the LOC126619251 gene encoding ras-related protein RABC2a-like, with translation MKGSSPVGGNNNNDYSFKILLTGDSGVGKSSLLLSFISNFVQDLPPTIGVDFKIKQILVGGKRLKLTIWDTAGQERFGTVISSYYRGAHGIILVYDVTRRETFTNLSNIWAKEVETYSTNPECIKILVGNKVDRENERAVTREEGLALAQEHKCLFLECSAKTRENVQQCFKDLTMKMLEVPSLLESGSVEVKRHILKQKQEDRFPCSGDCCSQ
- the LOC126619229 gene encoding mRNA cap guanine-N7 methyltransferase 2-like isoform X2, which translates into the protein MTSLHGGTKAESTHQRLYEFAKSALTRIFVHPYATVCELYCGGGVDAEKWDDAQIGHYIGIDVSSSGISQRREAWESQRKAYTADFFELDPCMEDVEMHLKDKANTADLVCCLQNLQLCFQTEEKARKLLLNVSSLLKPRGYFFGITPDSSTIWAKYQKNVEAYHNRSGGMKPNIVPNCIRSENYMITFEVEEEKFPIFGKKYQLKFANDFSPENHVLVHFPSFIRLAREAGLEYVEIQNLTEFYDDNRAQFAGMIMNSCSNLVDPRGRLLPRSYDVLGLYTTFIFQKPDPDITPPLMTPVLHDVTYIQDEEAKWQVPVTTIWRDDEKSVPVEPPPGLGKISEQKGILGPGPAELRFSEAL
- the LOC126619229 gene encoding mRNA cap guanine-N7 methyltransferase 2-like isoform X1, whose product is MTSLHGGTKAESTHQRLYEFAKSALTRIFVHPYATVCELYCGGGVDAEKWDDAQIGHYIGIDVSSSGISQRREAWESQRKAYTADFFELDPCMEDVEMHLKDKANTADLVCCLQNLQLCFQTEEKARKLLLNVSSLLKPRGYFFGITPDSSTIWAKYQKNVEAYHNRSGGMKPNIVPNCIRSENYMITFEVEEEKFPIFGKKYQLKFANDFSPENHVLVHFPSFIRLAREAGLEYVEIQNLTEFYDDNRAQFAGMIMNSCSNLVDPRGRLLPRSYDVLGLYTTFIFQKPDPDITPPLMTPVLHDVTYIQDEEREWQVPVTTIWRDDEKSVPVEPPPGLGKISEQKGILGPGPAELRFSEAL